TCCGACGAGACGATCCCATTTTCGAATTCAGATGTTTTCTTCATGCGCTGCTCCTGGCGATCGACTCAGCGATCCGCCGAAAGATGACTCCTCGTTCGATGTAATTCGCGAATTGATCAAAGCTCGCGCAACCTGGCGACAACAAAATGACATCTCCTCGCTCCGCCTCGCTCCAAGCCGCGCGAATCGCGTCTTCCAGCGAACCGCAGACTCGGCAAGGAACCACGTCTGACCAGGCTGACTTCATTGCGTGCGTTGATGCTCCGATAAGATAGACAGTACGCGCGCGGCAAGCGAGCATTTGTTTCACACTATCGAGATCAGATTGCTTTAACAGGCCGCCAGCGATCAACCGAACGGGGCCGGGCGCCATCTGCAGCGCGGCGGACATGGCGGATAGCGTGGTCGACTTGGAATCGTCTATGAAGGTCACTCCGCGCGATTCGGCGACCTTCTGCATTCGATGCGGAAGCGGCTCAAATTCGCGCGCCGAGGTTTCGAGCGCCCCGATTGGCAACCCTGCGGCTACAAACGAGGCCGCGACCGCGGCGGCATGCGGTCCCAAAACGGGATTGTCGAAATACGTGCCCTGAATCCGCAAACATTCGCCGTGCCGAAGCACAATGGATCCCGGCCGCCATTCCGCATCGCATTCCGGACTCACGCCGAAGGTCAGCCAGCGCCCCCGGCCGCCAGCGGCGGCTCGCATGCGATCAAGCCAGGAGGGCGGGCTCAGGCACCAGTCGTCGGACCCGACGTTGGCAAAGAGGCGCGATTTCGCGGAGATGTAGGCATCCATCGTTCCATGCCGATCGAGGTGATTCGGCGCTATATTGAGCAGGATCCCGATATCCGCGCGGAATCGCACGGACGCCTCAAGCTGAAAGGAGCTGGCCTCGATAACCAACCAGTCCAGATCCTTTTTCTCCGCCACCACTCGACATACGGATGGTCCGTAATTCCCGCAGGGCGCGGCTCGAAGCCCAGCGGCCTGCAACGACTCGGCCGCCCACTTGACCATCGTACTCTTTCCATTAGTTCCAGTGATTGCGAGAGTCTTTCCGGAAAACCGACTCCAACCCAACTCGAATTCCGGAACGATGGGGATGCCGTGCTCCAGCGCTTGGCGAACCCACGGGTGAGATAGCGGAATGCCGGGACTGATGACGCATAGATCCGCGTCGCTCGGCCA
This genomic interval from Kiritimatiellia bacterium contains the following:
- the murD gene encoding UDP-N-acetylmuramoyl-L-alanine--D-glutamate ligase, with the translated sequence MRHAVILGAGESGLGAALLLRKERARVTVWDRAPSDSALAALHAIGVSAVPTGDRPPWPSDADLCVISPGIPLSHPWVRQALEHGIPIVPEFELGWSRFSGKTLAITGTNGKSTMVKWAAESLQAAGLRAAPCGNYGPSVCRVVAEKKDLDWLVIEASSFQLEASVRFRADIGILLNIAPNHLDRHGTMDAYISAKSRLFANVGSDDWCLSPPSWLDRMRAAAGGRGRWLTFGVSPECDAEWRPGSIVLRHGECLRIQGTYFDNPVLGPHAAAVAASFVAAGLPIGALETSAREFEPLPHRMQKVAESRGVTFIDDSKSTTLSAMSAALQMAPGPVRLIAGGLLKQSDLDSVKQMLACRARTVYLIGASTHAMKSAWSDVVPCRVCGSLEDAIRAAWSEAERGDVILLSPGCASFDQFANYIERGVIFRRIAESIARSSA